From a single Fusobacterium ulcerans ATCC 49185 genomic region:
- a CDS encoding EI24 domain-containing protein — protein MKSIKLVLASFSDSFRIINEAKLKKYYFLPGIIGIFLFVVLIFLANLLSFGIMSSLESIFELEKYHALVSILIRILIWVVAVFLYYLVYKSLLLLLLSPILGYVSERVDSHLTGKKYDFTIKDNMRFLMRGAEVGFRSFIKQLVGTCIIMLLSFVFPINLSIPLLIFLLQGYFTGFSFMDYTLERYEFSPKESLEFLKKKRFYSLLCGSIFTLLFFIPFIGIFLAPLITCVATTKVTLELIERDKFPEVID, from the coding sequence ATGAAAAGTATAAAACTTGTACTGGCTTCTTTTTCAGATTCTTTTAGAATCATTAATGAAGCTAAATTAAAAAAATATTATTTTCTGCCAGGAATCATTGGTATTTTCTTATTTGTAGTCTTGATATTCTTAGCAAATTTACTTTCATTTGGAATAATGAGTTCTTTAGAATCAATATTCGAATTAGAAAAATATCATGCTTTAGTATCTATTCTTATCAGAATACTAATATGGGTAGTAGCAGTTTTTCTCTACTATCTTGTATATAAATCATTACTGTTACTGCTCTTATCTCCAATACTTGGATATGTTTCTGAAAGAGTAGACAGTCACCTTACAGGAAAAAAATATGATTTTACAATTAAAGATAATATGAGATTTTTAATGAGAGGGGCTGAAGTAGGGTTTAGAAGCTTTATTAAACAGCTTGTTGGAACATGTATTATCATGCTGTTGAGCTTTGTTTTTCCTATAAATTTATCTATTCCTCTACTTATATTTTTGCTTCAGGGATATTTTACAGGATTTTCATTTATGGACTATACTTTAGAAAGATATGAATTTTCTCCTAAAGAAAGTCTTGAATTTTTAAAAAAGAAGAGATTTTACTCTCTTCTATGTGGAAGTATATTTACTCTTCTATTTTTCATCCCCTTCATTGGGATATTTCTAGCTCCCCTTATTACTTGCGTAGCTACTACTAAAGTAACTCTGGAACTGATAGAAAGAGATAAATTTCCAGAAGTAATAGATTAA
- a CDS encoding histidine phosphatase family protein produces the protein MEIYFIRHGETLWNTLKIFQGSSDSPLTELGISQAEKLSAKLKDVKFTDFYSSPMGRTIQTTKIIMGDRKQKIKFIDEFKEISMGDIEGVPRSEFEEKYPKEFYDFFNNPVDYDPKVYHGENYYEVIERVKKGLDKLLSYLNDNDRVVVVTHGVTLKALFHIIAKERMDELGAAKVPQNTSVSIVKYKDGKFNIEVFSDTSHLD, from the coding sequence ATGGAAATTTATTTTATCAGACATGGAGAAACACTATGGAATACTTTGAAAATATTTCAGGGAAGTTCTGATTCTCCACTTACAGAACTAGGGATATCTCAGGCAGAAAAACTTTCAGCAAAACTTAAAGATGTTAAGTTTACAGATTTTTATTCATCTCCTATGGGGAGAACTATCCAAACAACAAAAATAATTATGGGAGATAGAAAACAGAAAATAAAATTTATAGATGAATTCAAAGAAATCTCTATGGGAGATATTGAGGGTGTACCTCGTTCAGAATTTGAAGAAAAATATCCAAAAGAATTTTATGACTTTTTTAATAATCCTGTAGATTACGATCCAAAAGTTTATCATGGAGAAAACTATTATGAAGTAATAGAAAGAGTAAAAAAAGGATTAGATAAACTTTTATCGTATCTTAATGACAATGATAGGGTTGTTGTTGTTACTCATGGAGTAACTCTAAAAGCCTTATTTCATATCATAGCAAAAGAAAGAATGGATGAATTAGGAGCTGCTAAAGTTCCACAAAATACAAGTGTTTCAATTGTAAAATATAAAGATGGAAAATTTAATATAGAAGTTTTTTCTGATACATCACATTTGGACTAA